The candidate division WOR-3 bacterium genome includes a window with the following:
- a CDS encoding sigma 54-interacting transcriptional regulator → MTQRGSGDKLQFSQPVGDRYYIEELLGGGEGTEVYRVRDIITGKVLALKTVRSGVSDEENVRLNREFFYLSQISHPGVVAVQDYGRTADGRAYFTMEYIPGVPITHYFAGGYDPKLIDVIVQVLLALDAIHARGLIHCDLKPEHILVVEDDGRLKTKLLDFGFAEDFCINSARDGKGTPGYVAPEILKGVDSDVRADLYALGMVIYETLTGIGPGKGVELLDWLRKQQNADFAPPRSFNPEIPEKLDRLVMKLISPRREQRPSSAQVVIEELLGEGVSNVTLPALRRDIMASGFVAREQVLEEMKETLQTVANGQSGVICISGDRGVGKSRLLAEFKFYAEMEGASVFSFEPVSLGARSQSLIEALVVLLRSYGQTGAPVVSIDTGKESNYRLFEWVTQRLKVVANSHRIKHSLVIIVDDFELFDPTSLEFLRYFVLGIDNERMLLVVTGLKERRFLETIDRIKHRANFRHIVIQPFNRDEVKELVLSLLGKVSDVDALTEWLFEFTGGNPLWVVETIYALIEAKILVREVSGWELAKDRLAAFRPPSSVSETIRQRVEQLTPEEKKTLEIAAAAAGPFTLDLLRATLNLEEKVLFQVVSRLKAFGFIKTFRAAGPEEKSRLSTGWILSSKILESVIVEQLTVEQRRENHRKVALALELLYPERIPEMVFDLAHHWTLAGVKDRAYDYSLRAGDRAREWLLFEQALAFYENALNLSSGLITARERIGLLEKVGELRELTGRFAEAIDIYRQGMGLAVADPELARDKKCLARFLRRLGLVYQKQGQISDAINLLNQALHLQPEDSIERARLLADLGWSYCGAGDFNHAEEILTSALQLAEKLKSSVTVEANRLVGLILYYFAVLAWAKYDFVLALQLAERSLDVFERLEDEIMKATVSQFIATLYIRRSETDKAKDFYHRAVACQRRAGAVYYLLTSLQGLGLLCLDEGEWDQAEQYFNEALKIAEQVGSLSDQVNLYTLLGGVYDIKGLWSLAQSFYGRAQTIGEQDGERVDRRTRFALLCNFALLRAKQGELEAADKDITRAAKLIEGIDDSFLQFNLMVKQTEVALRAERLERAKGFLTRAFWIVAREPDWRKLANLYILSSQVRLAAGDAFRAHYAASRALTLLREYPSSLEFAIALRCSGLAKCKLDQMEKGQAELRRSIEILRCLGVKYELALSLSAPAKALAGESRMPGVKVPITSRQISRDEFNEIKSNLKEAIGYFQELGAKSDVQECEKLQDTLEQAFGILQLKAQERSEYLKVFYQLSELLNLGLSREDFLDRVLDLVISVTRAERGLIFLIQGNRLIPVAARDIDHRTLEDATAVSQSVLRKVKRRGEPLISADAIADPRLNSFNSVLLNKIRSLLCVPLIVEGKVIGTIYLDSRITSHLFVEEDRNLLQAVANLLAATIERSTTFRELQEEISDIREGILVDAATGLFLGRSKAMRQVYQIIDRIAPTDCTVLLTGETGTGKGVLARLIHQRSGRRDNKFVSVNCGTLPETLFESELFGHARGSFTGAVKDKIGIFETAHGGTIFLDEITNTTLTIQAKLLQVLEEKVIRRVGETEPRMVDVRLICATNKNLADEVKAGRFREDLYYRMNVVAIEVPPLRERVGDIPHLADYFLHSYATQLNKPIVGFEDDVIAAFTQYHWPGNVRELQNTIERAVIMTQNRRISLADVGKPFTDIQVCSETQGGKRRTIDKEQVINALKEAKGNITRAAEILSTHRRQLQRLIKRYQIDRNSLRQP, encoded by the coding sequence ATGACGCAGCGGGGAAGTGGTGACAAGTTACAATTTTCTCAACCGGTTGGAGACCGGTACTATATAGAAGAATTGCTCGGTGGAGGCGAGGGAACTGAAGTATATCGGGTTCGTGACATCATAACGGGTAAGGTCCTGGCGTTAAAAACAGTACGCAGCGGCGTTTCCGATGAGGAAAATGTGAGGTTGAACCGGGAGTTCTTTTACCTTTCCCAGATATCTCATCCCGGGGTGGTTGCGGTTCAAGATTATGGTAGAACCGCGGATGGGCGTGCCTATTTTACAATGGAGTACATCCCGGGTGTACCGATAACTCACTATTTTGCGGGCGGCTACGACCCGAAGTTAATCGATGTCATTGTCCAGGTTCTTCTGGCGCTCGATGCAATCCATGCTCGGGGATTGATTCATTGCGATTTAAAACCTGAGCACATTCTTGTGGTTGAGGACGATGGAAGATTGAAGACAAAACTGCTCGATTTTGGTTTTGCCGAGGATTTTTGTATCAATAGTGCTCGGGATGGAAAAGGTACACCCGGTTATGTGGCGCCCGAGATATTGAAAGGGGTTGATTCTGATGTCAGAGCTGACCTTTACGCCTTAGGGATGGTAATTTATGAAACATTAACCGGCATTGGACCAGGAAAAGGGGTTGAGCTTCTTGACTGGCTGAGAAAACAGCAGAATGCCGATTTTGCGCCTCCTCGCTCTTTCAATCCTGAAATTCCGGAAAAACTGGACCGTTTGGTGATGAAACTTATCAGTCCGCGCCGCGAACAGCGGCCCAGTTCTGCCCAGGTGGTGATTGAGGAGTTGCTGGGCGAGGGTGTTTCTAATGTAACTCTGCCGGCGTTGCGCCGAGATATTATGGCGTCCGGGTTTGTTGCCCGGGAGCAGGTTCTGGAAGAGATGAAAGAGACCCTTCAGACTGTCGCCAATGGTCAATCCGGGGTGATTTGTATTTCCGGAGACCGAGGCGTGGGTAAGAGCCGACTCCTTGCCGAGTTCAAATTCTATGCTGAGATGGAAGGAGCATCGGTATTCTCTTTTGAACCGGTGTCGCTGGGTGCCCGTTCTCAATCGCTCATCGAGGCGCTGGTTGTACTTTTGCGCAGTTACGGTCAAACGGGCGCACCGGTGGTTTCGATTGACACCGGGAAGGAGAGTAATTACCGATTGTTTGAGTGGGTGACGCAACGCCTGAAAGTGGTCGCAAATTCCCATCGGATTAAGCACAGTTTGGTAATCATTGTCGATGATTTTGAACTTTTTGACCCGACGAGTTTGGAGTTTCTCCGCTATTTTGTCTTAGGAATTGACAACGAACGGATGCTTCTCGTGGTGACCGGTCTGAAGGAAAGGCGTTTTCTGGAGACCATTGATAGGATTAAACACCGTGCCAATTTTCGGCATATCGTTATTCAACCGTTTAATCGGGATGAGGTTAAAGAACTGGTGCTTTCCCTTCTGGGAAAGGTTAGTGATGTTGATGCTCTGACAGAATGGCTGTTTGAGTTCACCGGTGGCAATCCGCTCTGGGTGGTGGAGACAATTTATGCGCTAATTGAAGCCAAGATTCTGGTGCGTGAGGTGTCAGGGTGGGAACTGGCAAAGGACCGATTGGCGGCGTTCCGCCCACCTTCATCAGTTAGTGAAACAATTCGCCAGCGCGTCGAGCAGCTGACGCCAGAAGAGAAAAAAACGCTGGAGATTGCTGCCGCAGCCGCAGGACCGTTTACCCTGGATTTACTCCGGGCGACGCTTAACCTCGAAGAAAAGGTTCTCTTTCAGGTGGTCAGCAGGCTGAAGGCGTTCGGTTTTATAAAGACATTTCGTGCCGCCGGTCCCGAAGAAAAGAGTCGTTTATCTACAGGTTGGATTCTCTCGAGTAAGATTCTGGAAAGTGTCATCGTTGAGCAGTTGACGGTTGAACAACGGCGTGAGAACCATCGCAAAGTGGCGCTGGCACTGGAGTTGCTTTATCCGGAACGGATTCCGGAGATGGTTTTTGACCTGGCACATCACTGGACGCTTGCTGGCGTCAAAGACCGGGCTTACGACTATTCGCTGCGTGCCGGTGATAGAGCAAGAGAGTGGTTGCTTTTTGAGCAAGCGCTGGCTTTTTATGAAAATGCCCTGAACCTTTCATCTGGATTGATAACGGCGCGCGAGCGCATTGGTTTATTAGAGAAAGTAGGGGAACTGCGCGAGTTGACCGGCAGATTTGCCGAGGCGATTGACATTTATCGCCAGGGTATGGGGCTTGCGGTTGCGGACCCGGAACTTGCCCGGGATAAAAAGTGCCTCGCTCGATTTCTACGACGGCTTGGTCTTGTGTATCAAAAGCAGGGGCAAATTTCGGATGCGATAAACCTATTGAATCAGGCGCTTCATTTACAACCAGAAGACAGTATAGAACGAGCACGACTCCTTGCCGACCTGGGCTGGTCCTATTGCGGGGCAGGGGATTTCAACCATGCAGAGGAGATTCTGACCAGCGCCCTGCAGCTGGCAGAAAAATTAAAGTCCAGCGTTACTGTAGAAGCAAATCGGCTGGTCGGTTTGATACTTTATTATTTTGCGGTTCTTGCCTGGGCGAAATACGACTTTGTACTGGCGTTACAACTGGCAGAGCGGAGCCTGGATGTGTTTGAGCGTTTAGAAGATGAGATAATGAAAGCGACCGTGAGTCAGTTTATTGCCACACTGTATATCCGCCGCAGCGAAACGGATAAGGCAAAGGATTTTTATCACCGGGCTGTTGCCTGTCAACGCCGCGCCGGTGCAGTGTATTATTTGCTCACCTCGTTACAGGGTCTGGGGTTACTGTGTCTGGATGAGGGTGAATGGGACCAGGCAGAACAGTATTTCAACGAGGCGTTAAAGATTGCCGAGCAGGTAGGGAGCCTGTCCGACCAGGTTAATCTCTACACGCTGTTGGGTGGAGTATATGATATCAAGGGTTTATGGTCATTAGCACAGAGTTTTTACGGGCGAGCACAGACAATTGGTGAACAAGATGGTGAGAGGGTCGATCGTCGTACGAGATTTGCGCTTCTGTGCAATTTTGCCCTGCTACGGGCGAAACAAGGGGAACTGGAAGCGGCAGATAAAGACATCACCCGGGCAGCAAAGCTGATTGAAGGTATTGACGACTCCTTCTTACAATTTAATCTGATGGTGAAGCAGACAGAAGTGGCACTGCGGGCAGAGCGGCTGGAACGGGCAAAAGGCTTTCTTACCCGAGCGTTCTGGATTGTTGCCCGGGAACCGGACTGGCGCAAACTGGCAAATCTATACATCCTTTCGAGCCAGGTACGGCTGGCGGCTGGTGATGCTTTTCGGGCACACTATGCGGCGAGCCGGGCGTTGACTTTACTTCGGGAGTATCCGTCCTCACTTGAGTTTGCTATCGCCCTGCGTTGTTCGGGGTTGGCAAAGTGCAAACTGGACCAGATGGAAAAAGGACAGGCGGAGTTGAGGCGGAGTATTGAAATTCTCCGATGTTTAGGGGTAAAGTATGAACTGGCACTTTCCCTGAGTGCACCGGCGAAGGCGTTAGCCGGTGAAAGCCGGATGCCGGGTGTAAAGGTACCGATTACGAGCCGGCAGATTTCCCGGGACGAGTTCAATGAGATAAAGTCTAATCTTAAAGAGGCGATTGGTTATTTTCAGGAACTGGGCGCGAAGTCAGATGTTCAGGAGTGTGAAAAGCTACAGGATACACTGGAACAGGCGTTTGGGATATTGCAACTGAAGGCGCAGGAACGGAGTGAGTATCTCAAGGTCTTTTATCAATTGAGTGAACTTTTGAACCTTGGATTGAGCCGGGAAGATTTCCTGGACCGGGTTCTTGACCTGGTAATTTCCGTAACCAGGGCAGAAAGGGGGTTGATATTTCTTATCCAGGGCAATCGGCTGATTCCGGTTGCAGCCCGAGACATCGACCATCGGACCCTGGAAGATGCAACTGCGGTTTCCCAGTCGGTTTTGCGCAAGGTCAAGCGTCGGGGCGAACCCTTAATCAGTGCCGATGCCATTGCCGACCCAAGGCTCAACAGTTTTAACAGCGTGCTGTTGAACAAAATACGCTCCCTTTTATGTGTACCGCTAATTGTTGAGGGTAAGGTGATTGGCACCATTTACCTTGACTCCCGGATTACATCCCATCTGTTCGTGGAAGAGGACCGGAATTTGCTCCAGGCGGTGGCGAACCTGCTGGCAGCGACAATCGAACGGTCAACAACCTTCCGGGAGTTGCAGGAAGAGATTTCAGACATTCGTGAAGGCATTTTAGTTGATGCAGCAACTGGTTTATTTCTGGGCAGGTCCAAGGCGATGCGACAGGTTTATCAAATTATTGACCGGATTGCCCCTACGGACTGCACGGTGTTATTGACCGGCGAGACCGGAACCGGCAAGGGGGTTCTGGCACGGTTGATACATCAACGGAGCGGACGAAGAGACAACAAGTTTGTCTCGGTAAATTGTGGGACTTTACCTGAAACTCTGTTTGAGTCAGAACTTTTTGGCCACGCCCGGGGTAGTTTTACCGGTGCGGTCAAGGATAAGATAGGGATATTTGAAACCGCGCACGGCGGGACGATTTTCCTTGATGAGATAACCAACACCACCCTGACAATCCAGGCAAAACTCCTTCAGGTGCTCGAAGAAAAGGTGATTCGTCGGGTTGGCGAAACCGAACCCCGTATGGTAGATGTCCGTTTAATTTGTGCCACAAACAAAAATCTTGCAGACGAGGTCAAAGCGGGTAGATTTCGAGAAGACCTCTACTATCGGATGAATGTTGTGGCAATTGAGGTGCCGCCGCTTCGGGAAAGGGTGGGTGACATACCGCATCTCGCTGACTATTTCCTGCACAGTTACGCGACACAATTGAATAAACCGATAGTGGGGTTTGAAGATGATGTCATCGCCGCCTTTACTCAGTATCATTGGCCCGGTAATGTCCGGGAACTCCAGAATACGATTGAGCGGGCGGTGATAATGACCCAGAACCGGCGGATTTCACTGGCTGATGTTGGCAAACCATTCACCGACATTCAGGTCTGTTCTGAAACCCAGGGCGGGAAGCGTCGAACGATAGACAAGGAACAGGTCATTAATGCACTCAAAGAGGCTAAAGGCAATATCACACGAGCAGCGGAAATCCTTTCAACCCACCGGCGCCAATTACAAAGGCTTATCAAACGGTATCAAATCGACCGTAACAGTCTGCGGCAGCCATAA
- a CDS encoding radical SAM protein, whose product MIIKNYVYGPVPSRRLGLSLGLNIIPKKTCTLNCTYCQCGRTTKLTLERRSFYPIDEIISEVRTAVTQHRIDYLTFSGEGEPTLNKDIGKLIRLLKTEFKIPVAVITNSTLLFDPQVRRDLYAADLIVPSLDAADQKIFHRVNRCHPYLKIDKIIQGLKTFRRYFKGKLWLEIMLVKGVNDAPEHLMKLRRLAYEIKPDRVHLNTVVRPPAEKHAQPLTTDELCQVKLLFGPEAEIALSPIKKRQRQFHGNYQKAILAVVENRPVTEEDLSSSLGIAVHKIKPLLKKLVKEGQIKKVDFWGKTFYEPK is encoded by the coding sequence ATGATTATCAAAAATTATGTTTACGGACCTGTACCATCCCGGCGCCTTGGACTTTCTCTTGGTTTAAACATCATCCCGAAGAAAACCTGCACCCTGAACTGCACCTACTGCCAGTGCGGCAGAACAACCAAACTCACATTGGAACGCCGCTCCTTCTACCCAATTGATGAAATCATTAGTGAAGTCCGGACCGCAGTTACTCAACACCGTATTGACTATCTCACCTTTTCTGGCGAAGGCGAACCAACCTTAAACAAAGACATTGGCAAGCTCATTCGCCTTCTCAAAACCGAATTCAAAATACCGGTTGCGGTTATCACCAATTCTACCCTGCTGTTTGACCCGCAGGTGCGCCGTGACCTTTATGCGGCTGACCTTATCGTTCCCAGCCTTGATGCCGCAGACCAGAAAATCTTTCATCGTGTTAACCGGTGTCATCCATATTTAAAGATTGATAAAATCATTCAGGGGCTCAAAACCTTTCGGCGTTACTTTAAGGGAAAATTGTGGCTGGAGATTATGCTTGTAAAAGGAGTCAACGACGCTCCCGAACATCTGATGAAACTCCGAAGGCTCGCCTACGAAATAAAGCCAGACCGGGTCCATCTGAACACCGTGGTACGTCCACCTGCCGAAAAGCACGCTCAGCCCCTGACAACAGACGAACTGTGCCAGGTTAAACTGCTCTTTGGACCTGAAGCCGAAATCGCCCTCTCACCAATCAAAAAGAGACAGAGACAGTTCCATGGCAACTACCAAAAGGCTATTCTCGCTGTAGTTGAGAATCGGCCAGTAACCGAAGAAGACCTCAGTAGTTCCCTCGGAATTGCCGTCCATAAGATAAAACCCTTACTGAAAAAATTGGTAAAAGAAGGTCAGATTAAAAAGGTTGACTTCTGGGGGAAAACCTTTTACGAACCCAAATAA